Proteins from one Falsirhodobacter algicola genomic window:
- a CDS encoding MFS transporter has translation MTTSPATSAFGPTAGRVVILCWIAIILDGFDLVVLGAVIPTLTGGAMPFMTGTEATFIATIGLVGMLFGALGIGAATDRIGRRRALIGAVGAFSVLAALCGLAQTPAQLATFRFLAGVGLGGCLPIAIAMASEFSQGQAGRAATRVMTGYHIGAVATALLGLVLLPLTGWRGMFLAGALPGLALVPLMLRHLPESPAFLLAQGRRAEAEAIARSQGITLTEPETGPKPSMRTLIAPGFLRTTLAIWLTSFMGLLLVYGLNSWLPALMVAADYGLERGLWLLLLLNAGAICGLLVAGQVGDRIGLRRATILWFAAGAVLLALLSWKMPVALLYPVVFLTGALVFSAQVLVYAFTAQRYPAAIRATAIGMAAGVGRLGAIAGPLIGGTLVAMGIGHPWGFYAFAVVGFLGALAMCLTTSPRR, from the coding sequence GGCCGGACGGGTCGTGATCCTGTGCTGGATCGCCATCATCCTCGACGGGTTCGACCTTGTCGTGCTGGGCGCGGTGATCCCGACGCTCACCGGCGGGGCGATGCCCTTCATGACCGGGACCGAGGCGACCTTCATCGCCACCATCGGCCTTGTCGGCATGCTGTTCGGCGCGCTCGGCATCGGCGCTGCGACCGACCGGATCGGCCGCCGCCGCGCGCTGATCGGCGCGGTGGGCGCGTTTTCGGTGCTGGCGGCGCTGTGCGGCCTTGCGCAGACCCCGGCGCAGCTTGCCACCTTCCGCTTCCTTGCCGGGGTGGGTCTGGGCGGCTGCCTTCCCATCGCCATCGCCATGGCCTCGGAATTCTCGCAGGGGCAGGCCGGGCGCGCGGCGACGCGCGTGATGACGGGCTATCACATCGGGGCGGTGGCGACGGCGCTGCTCGGTCTCGTGCTGCTGCCGCTGACGGGCTGGCGCGGGATGTTTCTGGCCGGGGCGCTGCCGGGCCTTGCGCTGGTGCCGCTGATGCTGCGCCATCTGCCCGAAAGCCCGGCCTTCCTTCTGGCCCAAGGCCGCCGCGCCGAAGCCGAGGCCATCGCCCGCAGCCAAGGCATCACCCTGACCGAGCCGGAGACCGGGCCGAAACCGTCCATGCGCACGCTGATCGCGCCGGGCTTCCTGCGCACGACGCTGGCGATCTGGCTGACCTCGTTCATGGGGCTGCTGCTCGTCTATGGGCTGAACAGCTGGCTGCCCGCGCTGATGGTCGCGGCCGATTACGGGCTGGAACGGGGGCTGTGGCTGCTCCTGCTGCTGAATGCCGGGGCGATCTGCGGGCTGTTGGTCGCCGGTCAGGTCGGCGACCGGATCGGCCTGCGCCGCGCCACGATCCTGTGGTTCGCGGCGGGGGCGGTGCTGCTGGCGCTGCTGTCGTGGAAGATGCCGGTCGCGCTGCTCTATCCGGTGGTGTTCCTGACGGGGGCGCTCGTCTTCTCGGCGCAGGTGCTGGTCTATGCCTTCACGGCGCAGCGTTATCCGGCGGCGATCCGCGCCACCGCCATCGGCATGGCGGCGGGCGTCGGACGGCTGGGCGCGATCGCGGGGCCGCTGATCGGCGGCACGCTGGTGGCGATGGGCATCGGGCACCCGTGGGGCTTTTACGCCTTCGCGGTGGTCGGCTTCCTCGGCGCGCTGGCCATGTGCCTGACGACCTCGCCGCGGCGCTGA